In Nodularia sp. LEGE 06071, one DNA window encodes the following:
- a CDS encoding RNA polymerase sigma factor SigF: protein MATGESSMRTDGMELLHSYHQNPSIKLRNQLVQLHTGLVRKIAHKFSHQCHEPYEDLEQIGYFGLIRAIERFDPSQGYAFSSFAVPYIRGEMLHFLRDRSSLLKIPRRWQELYNDGQKVRKELAISLGRSPRDAEIAEKLQVSVQEWQETKLAAQNRMPLSLDATAVHYVDCQITLGEALPCPRSTVLQQQYEERQQLQGAINMLEDKPRMAVEMVFLRELSRKDAAKNIGTSPMTVTRYLQKGIQDLICYLQPQTVPTGS, encoded by the coding sequence ATGGCAACCGGTGAATCCTCTATGCGAACTGATGGTATGGAGTTATTGCACTCATACCACCAAAATCCCTCTATTAAACTTCGTAATCAACTGGTACAGTTACACACGGGCTTAGTCAGAAAGATTGCTCATAAATTCAGTCATCAATGTCATGAACCTTATGAAGATTTAGAACAAATCGGTTATTTTGGTTTAATTAGGGCAATTGAACGCTTCGACCCTAGCCAAGGATACGCTTTTAGTTCCTTTGCAGTGCCATATATTCGAGGTGAGATGCTGCACTTTTTACGCGATCGCAGTAGTCTATTAAAAATCCCTCGTCGTTGGCAAGAACTGTACAACGACGGGCAAAAGGTTCGCAAAGAATTAGCAATTTCCTTGGGTCGCTCTCCCAGAGATGCAGAAATTGCTGAGAAATTGCAAGTTTCTGTACAAGAATGGCAAGAAACTAAGTTAGCGGCTCAAAATCGGATGCCTTTGAGTTTGGATGCTACGGCAGTCCATTATGTTGATTGCCAAATCACACTGGGTGAGGCGCTTCCTTGTCCTCGTTCTACTGTGCTTCAGCAACAATATGAAGAACGCCAACAACTGCAAGGGGCAATCAATATGTTAGAAGACAAGCCCCGGATGGCAGTAGAAATGGTGTTTTTAAGAGAACTTTCTCGCAAGGATGCGGCGAAAAATATTGGCACTAGTCCAATGACAGTTACGCGATATTTGCAAAAAGGCATTCAGGATCTAATTTGCTATTTACAACCACAAACAGTGCCAACAGGGTCTTAA